In one window of Shewanella goraebulensis DNA:
- a CDS encoding N-acetyltransferase — translation MIRQYKSEDIELILDIWLKASIQAHDFVAAEFWESQVSNMREIYIPASKTYVFENEGYVTGFYSLYENLLAAIFVSPEHQGRGIGKRLIAHAKGQCSELTLNVYKDNEATYQFYLSQGFKVDNEHVCEHTGCAEYAMSMNT, via the coding sequence ATGATTAGACAGTACAAATCAGAGGATATCGAGTTAATTCTCGATATTTGGCTTAAAGCATCAATACAAGCTCATGATTTTGTCGCAGCAGAGTTTTGGGAATCTCAAGTCTCAAATATGCGTGAAATCTACATCCCAGCATCGAAGACTTATGTATTCGAAAATGAAGGTTATGTCACTGGCTTCTACTCGTTATATGAAAACCTGTTAGCTGCGATTTTTGTTTCGCCTGAACATCAAGGTCGAGGTATTGGTAAGCGATTAATTGCACATGCAAAAGGACAATGTTCGGAATTGACTTTAAACGTATACAAAGACAATGAAGCAACTTATCAATTCTATTTATCACAAGGTTTTAAGGTAGATAATGAGCATGTTTGCGAGCATACTGGTTGTGCTGAGTACGCTATGAGTATGAACACATAA